From the Hyphomicrobium sp. ghe19 genome, one window contains:
- a CDS encoding murein L,D-transpeptidase family protein: protein MTQQALLLAAMVVVAGSAVMLSHARADEVAAEKPLPSAIEAALIMKEIVPEAPVYIRVFKEESELEVWKARPNGRYALVKTFPVCNWGGTLGPKRVMGDSMSPEGFYRVTPEGLKPDSKYHLAFNIGYPNALDRALGRTGNYIMVHGDCRSVGCFAMSDKYIEEIYAFVRDALNAGEPSIPIHVFPFRMTAENMKRHAENEARATWKPLREAFDDFARTREPPKIGMCGKRYVVNALTPVGNDPNADCPAVIGKRIAPLSPRSSKRLVKADPRLEAQGPKLKSAEASFGWTSPVSGAVFAWGTDSGTPSARPGKPSQNESDAALGAMQPILKR from the coding sequence TTGACCCAGCAAGCCCTGTTGCTTGCCGCGATGGTCGTTGTCGCCGGATCGGCCGTGATGCTGAGCCATGCCCGCGCCGACGAAGTCGCCGCCGAAAAGCCGCTGCCCTCGGCAATCGAAGCCGCCCTCATCATGAAAGAGATCGTGCCGGAAGCGCCGGTCTATATCCGCGTCTTCAAGGAAGAATCGGAACTCGAGGTGTGGAAGGCCCGCCCAAACGGCCGCTATGCCCTCGTCAAAACATTCCCCGTCTGCAACTGGGGCGGCACGCTCGGCCCCAAACGCGTGATGGGCGATAGCATGTCGCCCGAAGGCTTCTACCGCGTGACGCCTGAAGGGCTGAAGCCGGACAGCAAATACCATCTCGCTTTCAACATCGGCTATCCGAACGCCCTCGACCGCGCGCTCGGCCGGACCGGCAATTACATCATGGTCCACGGCGATTGCCGAAGCGTCGGCTGCTTCGCGATGTCCGACAAATACATCGAAGAAATCTACGCATTCGTGCGCGATGCGTTGAACGCGGGCGAACCCAGCATTCCGATCCATGTTTTCCCGTTTCGCATGACGGCCGAGAACATGAAGCGCCATGCCGAGAACGAGGCGCGGGCGACCTGGAAGCCTCTGCGGGAGGCCTTCGACGATTTCGCGCGAACCCGCGAACCGCCGAAGATTGGAATGTGCGGCAAGCGCTACGTCGTCAATGCCCTGACGCCCGTCGGCAACGATCCCAATGCCGACTGCCCGGCCGTCATTGGAAAGCGTATAGCGCCGCTGTCGCCGCGGTCGTCCAAGCGTCTCGTCAAAGCCGATCCTCGCCTCGAAGCCCAAGGGCCCAAACTGAAGTCCGCCGAGGCAAGCTTCGGCTGGACATCACCGGTCTCGGGCGCTGTATTCGCGTGGGGTACCGACAGCGGCACCCCGAGTGCGCGGCCCGGCAAACCCTCTCAAAACGAAAGCGACGCAGCGCTCGGCGCCATGCAGCCCATCCTGAAGCGCTGA
- a CDS encoding NADPH-dependent FMN reductase — MTDAAAKDPRLLFFAGSARLNSFNKRLAKLGAMIAEANSIPSTFVDLADYPMPIYHGDLEEEEGPPDNARKLKNLMRAHTGIFIVSPEYNASFSPLLKNVIDWVSHTRDDGEAPLEVFRTRVFALASASGGGLGGLRGLMQLRAVLELGTGALVLPEQFALPRVREAFDDNGHLKNKDQTEQLKSVIQKLARAARVLHG, encoded by the coding sequence ATGACTGACGCTGCCGCCAAAGATCCGCGACTGCTCTTCTTCGCGGGCAGTGCCCGCCTGAACTCGTTCAATAAGCGCCTGGCGAAACTCGGCGCCATGATCGCGGAAGCCAACAGCATTCCCTCGACGTTCGTCGACCTCGCCGACTATCCGATGCCGATCTATCATGGCGACCTCGAAGAGGAAGAAGGTCCGCCGGACAATGCCCGCAAGCTGAAGAACTTGATGAGGGCACACACCGGCATTTTCATCGTCAGCCCTGAGTACAACGCCTCGTTCTCGCCGCTCCTCAAGAACGTCATCGACTGGGTCAGCCACACCCGCGACGACGGAGAAGCGCCGCTCGAAGTCTTTCGGACCCGCGTCTTCGCGCTTGCGTCGGCGTCGGGAGGCGGCCTCGGTGGCCTTCGTGGACTGATGCAGCTCCGCGCCGTGCTCGAACTCGGAACCGGAGCCCTGGTGCTCCCTGAGCAGTTCGCGCTGCCCCGCGTCCGCGAAGCCTTCGACGACAACGGCCACTTGAAGAACAAGGACCAGACCGAGCAGCTGAAGTCGGTCATCCAGAAACTCGCACGCGCCGCCCGCGTGCTTCACGGCTGA
- the pyrF gene encoding orotidine-5'-phosphate decarboxylase, producing the protein MIDRATRDKLIVALDLPAYDEARALVDRLGDTVSFYKIGLELLFTDGLALAQELKREGKRVFLDLKFLDIGNTVEHAVAAAAKLGVDFVTVHGHDTKTMTAAVRGRGGSDLKLLAVTVLTNLDQSDLDEQGIVATPGGLVVGRARMAENAGFDGVIASGQEAAAVRAETGPKFLIVTPGIRLPGAETGDQSRITTPEEALRFGANHLVVGRPINAARDPKAAAETFLAHIAGA; encoded by the coding sequence ATGATCGACCGCGCCACCCGGGACAAACTGATCGTCGCTCTCGACCTGCCGGCCTATGACGAGGCGCGCGCCCTGGTCGATCGCCTGGGCGACACCGTCAGTTTTTACAAGATCGGACTCGAGCTCCTGTTCACCGACGGATTGGCGTTGGCCCAGGAATTGAAGCGTGAAGGCAAGCGCGTCTTTCTCGACCTGAAGTTTCTCGATATCGGCAATACGGTCGAGCACGCCGTCGCCGCCGCGGCAAAACTCGGCGTCGATTTCGTCACGGTGCACGGCCACGACACGAAAACGATGACGGCAGCCGTCCGCGGACGTGGCGGCTCGGATTTGAAGCTGCTCGCCGTCACCGTGCTGACGAACCTCGATCAATCCGACCTCGACGAGCAGGGCATCGTGGCAACGCCGGGCGGCTTGGTCGTCGGACGTGCGCGCATGGCGGAGAACGCGGGATTTGATGGCGTGATCGCGTCGGGCCAAGAAGCCGCCGCCGTCCGCGCCGAGACCGGCCCGAAGTTCCTGATCGTCACGCCGGGCATTCGGCTGCCGGGCGCCGAGACCGGTGATCAAAGCCGTATCACCACGCCCGAAGAAGCGCTTCGTTTTGGCGCCAACCATCTCGTCGTCGGCCGTCCGATCAACGCTGCGCGCGATCCGAAAGCGGCTGCCGAGACGTTCCTCGCGCATATCGCCGGGGCTTAA